The region CGCTTTACTATGAGAGTGACTCTTTCGAACTTCTCGGATGATACATGCCTTGAAAAGAACGCATCTATGATGGTAGAGGGTTTAGTAAAACATCTGGATGCTAACGGAACTGTTGACGAGGCATACCTCTACAATAACCTTAGCTTGGCCTTTTTCAATATTAACTGGGTAAACGATGAGATATCCAATGCGGATTACAAACTTACAGGTGGCCTCTCCTACTTCTTAGGTGATTATCCTGTAAACACCGACGCTGAGTTGGAATATCAGTTCGCAATAGCAGGTAGAGGGAACGAGACTACAGACACCTTCTCCGGTTACATAAAGCTCGGTTGCTTAGATGGCTGGTTGAAAGTTCAAACTACGAAGCCTCTTGAATACTCTGGAGATGAGATTCTCGATGGAGAAGTTACTCTTTGGGCTCAGAACGGAGATATCGTAATTTCCTATAGTCCGAACGGTGTAGATGTAACTCAAACTCTAAATGGGCAGACGGAGACTTACCACTATAACTCTGCAGAGGAGATAAAAGAGAATCTTAAAGGAATTGTTTGCACGGCAGAGGAGTAACTCAGTCATATCGGAGTCCCCGGTGAATTTCGGCCGGGGACTTTTTGTTTCAGCTATTCTCTAAAAGTTCTTGTAGCTCGGTAGCTTAGTCTCTGTATCCAGATTTAAAGCAGTTTAATAATATTCCCGTTAGCGGAAAGTAAAGTAATTAATGAAACCGAAAAGAAAACAGGCAAAATGGCAAAAAACTTAGAAGGAGAGGGAAAGAGCTGTGCTTTCCAATGAAGAAGCTTATAACCTGATAAAAGAAGAAAAGCTATTTTTAAATCCGCCAATTATTGACCTCACCCATACTAAATACAATTTTGAAATGAAGAGCATAACACAGAAGAACTTTAAGTTTTTTGTTGATATAGAGGTTAAAGCGGAAGTCATAAAAATTGAACTATCTGTTGGAAGATACAAAACTTGGAAAACAAGCCACAATCACCGTTCTAAAAGCGTAGGAAATATAGGATTATTAAGAGTTGATTTTGGTGGAAAGCATAAAAATCCTTCCCGAGCTAATGAACATGTTCCCAGTTGGATAGCTAGGTTTGCAGGTAAGTATTTTGAAAGGTATGAACCTCACGTTCACATTTATGTAGAAACATACAGCATGCAACGGCTTAAATGGGCGGTTCCTTTGGAAGTTTTTGATTTTGATGGGAAAGCTTTTTCTGTAAAAGCTATCAACTCCATTGATGACCTTGAGCGTGTTACACGTGAGTTTGAAGCTATAATAAACGCCCGAAATAGGATTAGATTTATGAAAAGTCTTTTTTGGTATGGTTAGTTAATTATGGTTGAAAATGTTAGGAATCTTATTAAGAGCTATTATGAATGGCTCACCAAAAAAGTTGACGTAATAGACCTCGAAGGGTCCGATTGGATTCTTGTAGGGACACCTTTTGAGAATTTCTTGGGGGATTTAATAGACCTTTACATACGGATAGAAGGCAATGAAATTATCATCTCGGATAGGGGAGAAACCCTTTCCAACCTTGAATTTGCTGGTGTAGAAATTAGCCGTTCAAAGAAAAGAAAGGAGATTTTCGAAAGCATTCTTCTGTCGCACGGCGTTATGAGCGATGGAGAATCTATTTTTGTAAGAGCAACAGAAAGAGATTTTGTAAAAAGAAAACATCAGCTTATTCAAGCTATTCTCCAGATTAATGATATGTTTTTCCTGAGCAGGGAACATATAACTTCTATTTTCAAAGAAGATGTTAGAAAGTTTCTCGAGGAGGACCTTAAGATTCCAGTGGCTCAAGATATTATTCTAAGAGGAAAAAGTGGGCTGGAATTCAATGTAGACTTTTTTATTACAACGAGAGAAGCAGAGAAAATGATTAAAGCCAGCAATAGTGTTAATAAGAGTATAGTTGCAACATTTCTGTTTGCGTGGGAAGATGTTAAAGAAATAAGGGCAAAAAAGAAACCTCTTGAGGCTATAATGATTATCAATGACACGAACAGAGATGTTTCGGAAGATTACCTTAATGCTCTCAAGCAAAAAGGAGCGAACTATATTCTTTGGTCCAAAAGATATGAAGAAGTAAAAAAGCTCATTGCATAATTTTAAATATCACACTTTCTTTATTCTCTGTTCTAATAAACTTCCCTACATCCAACGGAAATTAAATCAGTTTTATTGAATGTTTGTGGAACACCGTTCCAAGTTTTTTCAACGAGCTGTTAAGACGTTGGGAGAGAAGGGGAAAAATCTACAACGTTATTGTAGGCGTTCCAGAATTAATAATTTTGAAAAAAAAGTGAAACGCTTTTATGGTTAATTGCGGGACTTTGCGGGTCTTTTGGGGACATTGCGGGACAGAAATATTTAGATGTTTATGAAAGTCGGTGTTCCACGAAAATTCAAAATGGTGTTCCACCTTTTTTCAAAATCATGTTTATGGTTAATCAAAGAGCTCCGGTATGTGCTCAACGGCTACGATGTGGCGAATGTTTTCAGCGGTTCTCGTGATTTCGGTGCAGCGGTAGAGCTTAGGAGTTTCCGAAATTTTTCCGCAGATGTAAGGACAGTTCTCTAATTCGGGAGTAGAGGTCTTAAGGTAGATTTTGGTTTCTTCTACGTTCTCAATTTCAAAGGTTAGTATCTGGTCATCTTTTGTTCTCACTTTTATGTAGTTGCTTTCGGGAGCAACTGTTCTATCCAAGATGAGAATATTTCCTTCTTGCCTTACTATCCTTCCGCTTGTAAGCCACTTCGGAACATCGTGGCTGAATAGGAATATGTCGCCTGGTTCTATGGCGAGAGCGTCAAGATAGACATCAAACTCTATTGAGCGTTTTACTTTCTGCATCCAGTTGAGCAGAAATTTGTCTGTTATTCCAAAAAAGTCTATGGTCTTCTTTCTCTCATATTTGTCGCCGGTGCTGACAAGTATGGTTTTCATTTTGTAGCCGTCGGTTTCGTCAAGGAAGCGGGCCTCTATGGTGTTGTATCTGTCGCTTAGGGATATGAAATGAACCTTCAGGCTACCCTGGACGATGTTCCCCATAGTGAACATTTGGACCGGGGGCTCGTCCTTGAGGAACTTGACCTTGTATTTACTACCGTTACGCAGGATAAAGGCCCTAAACTTTGCAAGTAGGTTGTTGATTAAATCCCAACCTCTTTGAAATCCGTCAAGGACAAGGTTGCACCTATACCCCTGCTCCTGACAGAACTGAGCAAAGGCTATGAAGCTCTCGTCGTCTATGTTCTCATCAGTAATAAAATCGCCAAGTCCGTATCGTGGGTTTGTGAGAATGTCTCTGATTATCCAGGCAGGATTATCGCTCCATGCAATTTCCCACTGGCCGGTTTCAAAGTTATAGAGCTTAACTTTTTTGCCTTTCATAACTGCTCTAATATTGGGTAGGTTGCCAGAAATAACCGATGAGGCTGCTATGCTGTAAACGAGAATTGATGAGCCTGAGTAAGAGACCTTGAAGGGGTTTTCAGTTATGTCACTAAGACCTGAGTCACTTGGAGGAGAAACTCCGGCTCCTTTTCCCAATTCTTCTGTTATGCACTGTATAGAGAGAGTATTACTATCTTTGATGGTAGGGTTATCTGCCGAAACCTTTTCAATAATAAGGGTGTAAGGTATTTCTTCTAAGGTTAGGTTATCTTGTGGGTCGTAGAAGTTATAGCCGAAAGGATAGGGAGCTTGGTTTTCTTTTTGAAATCCTTTGTTAATGTAGATGTCGTAAACGTAAATAAATGGCTCCTTAACTCCGCCGTAGATTGGGATTTCCGGACTTTCACCAAGTTTTTCATAACCTTTGTACAGAGTGAATTTTAGTTTGCATTCCTCTAAAGTGAGCCCGCCGGAGTCTGTTATTTTGAACAGGCCGTTCGGAAAGTGAAGGTTAATACTGATTTTCTCTATCATCTTGGAGGGGAGTTTGGTGATGTATACAAATTTTTCGTCACTGGAGACTGTTTTGTTTATTGGCACTGTAATGTAGGTAGGAGCCTGAAAATACCCGTATCCGATTTCTCCCCACCACCAGTTTTTTCCCGAAGGGGTCTGCGCAAGGTTGCCTGAGAATAGAGTTATCGGCTCAGGGGAGCTTTTTCCCTTTGTGTATACGCAATGGAAATATTTACCCTCTATGCTTTTATAGAAGACGTCGTTCAGCCAGAGCTCCTCAAGCTCCTCTATTTCTCCTTCCGAAAGAAGAACAAAATCCCAGAGCCATTGGGCAAAACGACCTACTGGAGTGCCGTTGTTTTCTGTTCTACCTATCTTGAGTTCCCCGTCTTCTACTTTCCCTGTAACGCAATCGGTTCCAAATAACCGGTACTGAAGTCTGACACCTCCGACAGCGTGCCTGCCGTAGACAACCGGAACCGGGACTCCCTGAGTCATCGCTGTCTGAACTCCGTTCCAGGAATAGGTGGGTGAGGAACCAAACATATCGCCTATGTCACCAAAACTTGGCACCTTTGGCTTTGGGGCAGTCAAGTAGCTGAAAATTCCGGCCCCGACCATGAAGCCGAGGGAAAAAACAGTTGAGGCTGATAGAGTAAAAGCTCCGAGGGTTATGGAGCCTATGGCGGCCGCGGCAAGTCCGCCGGTCAGAACACCGACTGCTATTGCTCCAATTGCACCGAGTACTCCTCCACCGCCGCCGGTGGGGAGGGGAACTATCTCAATTTTCCAGCCGGGCCTTACCTTCAGTTTGTCTGGGGGAACTTTTGAGAGTTTCCCGTCTATCCAGATTTGAATGTTTTGACTCTCAGGCCTTAACCCGTGCTCTCTCAGAACGTCTGCAAGGGTTTTTCCTTTTTCGTTGGGAGAAATTACTCTGTCAAGGAGTTTCATCTTTCAGTCTCCAGACGCTTTTTGTTAGTTTCTGCCAGTTTTTGTTGTATCTATCAAGGCGGACTCCGTATTTTTCAAGGGCGTGAAGAATTCTGCTGTTACCCACATAGAGGGCAATGTGGGCTTCTTCAAGGTTTATGAATAGAACGTCTCCCGTTTGTGGTTCCTTTACCTTTTTCCAGCTTTCCCACCAGCGGTAGGTTCTGATGTCGGGGAGCTCTATGCCGCGAACTTCACGGTAAAAGAGGCGGACGAGCCCGTAGCAGTCAACGCCGTTCCAGGAGCTCCCCCACCTTTTGTAGGGAACTCTGAGGGCTTTGAGTATGAACTCATTGACCTTCATCATAGGTAAACCCTGTTGGTCTGGATTGTCGGGAAACCGCCAAATCTCCTTTCGTTTCCTTTTTGAATGCAGTCCCAGAAGGTTTTTCCACAGGTTGCATCTGTTCCGGTGTAGCCGCACTCAGGGGACTTAAACTCCCACTGGCATTGCTCTATTACTTTCCTTTGAGGAATAAGGACGTCTAAAAGGTTGTAGTGGCCGAGGTTAAAGGAGATAGTTTTCTCGTCGTAGGAGCAGGAGGTTATTTGAAAGGTATCTGAAATTGCAACTTCGTAGGAGCTCCCGCTAAGGAATACCCAGAGGAGCTCTACTTCCTGACCTACGAGGCCTTCATAGTCCTCAATGTAGGGGATAAGCTCCTGCGCAACGTTTGAAATCTGGATGGGGAGCTCCGTCAGTTCACCCTTGTTATTCTCCTTTAGCTCCCCTATGTGGATGGGGAAAGGCTCGTACGTAATTCCTGCTATGGTTATCGGCTTATCGTATTGGCAAATGTGAACGGTGTGACCGTCTGGGAGTTTTAGGTTCACACAGAGAATAAAGGGGTTCCCGTAGAGCTTATTCTTTTCCAGGATGGCAGCAGGGGATAGGCTTCTCATAGCTCTACTCCCCAGGCTTCAACAAGCTCGGCTGATAGGGTGTAGAGATTGGGAGCTGTCTGTTTTACCTGAATGGGTTTAGCGAAGCGGACTGTGTAAGTTTTTCCTTCGTAAGGAAAGAGGAAAGGTATTGAGCACCGGTGCCGGACATAGAAGCTCTCAAGGGTATTCTTTTCACTCTCCTGAAGGGCCGAGAAGTCAACTCTAAACTGGTATTTAGGTCTGCTCCAGCGCTGGCGAACCTGCTCAACGCCATTTTCAAAGGTCACAGAAACGATAGGGTCAATGTATTCTTTGGTTATCTCTACTTCTGGTGGAATTGGGAGGGTTTCCATTAGAGCTCCCGGCTAAGGTTTTGGTTTAAAGTGGGCTTAGCCGGGAGAAAGGGCTGTTTACTGTGGCGGTTAGGCAGGAATTTTCTGGAAGAGAGAAAGGTCAACTCCAGCAGATTTAAAAGAGTTTAAAACATAAGTTTTGAATTCCGGGTAACGGGAAGTAATGGCTTCATAAATTTTAGGAAGGTATTTTCTGTCTAATTCTTCTACTATTTTTCCAGGAAGTCCATAGCGGAACATGATTAGGTCATCAAAATCCGTTATGAGTTGAGCAGGATTTTCAAAGTCAGCTTCTTCCAAAAAGATTTTTACTTCGTTCTCGTATTTCAGAAGACGTTTTTCTAAGCTCCTCATCTATCGGCACCTCCAGGAGGAGAGCTCCTTTACTTGTAAGGTTGGACTTCCACTCTCCCCAGTTTCTAAATATATCAAGTTCAAATAGAGAAGCAACTTTGCCACTTTCGTCAAGTATCACAGCAAGACGGTTTTTAGAACTGAAGATGATAAGTCGTGCTATGGAGCTATTGGGAAGCTCTTGCAAGGCCAGTTTTTCCATATGTCCCAAGGTGTCCAGGAATTGTGCGGCATAGTTTACTTGATAAGGAAAGAGCTTTTTAGATTTTCTCATTGCTTCCTTCCAAGAATTGATGCCCAATTCCTTTAAAACTTTTGAAGGTATAGCATGTTTACGTAAGTGTGACCAGTAAACCTTATTACTGGAAAATATTGAGCGGAATGTCTCTACGAGTTCCTTATCGTCTTTAACATTAGAGAACAACGTTTGAAAATCTCTGAAAATAATCTTTGCCTGTATCTGTGTTCTCTTAACTTTGTCCATTCCCTTAACCTCATCGGCTCTCACAGGGAGAAGATAGCACAGGCATTGAGGGTGAGAGGCGAGGGTTTTTATTCGCGGGACTTTGTCTTTTGGGAAAATGCCGGGGCCGAGGCCGTAGTGGTCTTTATGGGCAAGGTCGTCGCAGATGTCCCTGATTTTATGGCTCCTTGAGAGGGTCCAGCGGTAGCCTACTACGGCCGGGTTTTTCTCTGTGGACTTTATTACGGAGAGGTGGTAGGCGTTGCTCATTTCGGTTCTGGCTATGACTTTAAGGCGGTAGAGCTGTTTGTCGTAGAGCCACCATTTGACCGCTTCGTTTATAGCTTCTTCGCTCCTTTCAACGATTGCCTTTTCAAGGTCTTTTAAAAGTTTTTTGTAGGCTGGTTTTAGGCCGTATTGAATGTTGTCTGTTAGCTTCTCTATGTATTTTTCAGCCTGCTTGACTACTTTTCGCCACTCTGTCAGGTCGCCGCCGTTGGCCGCAGACAGGAGAGCTGTCTGCTTTAGCTTTTTAACTATTTTCGGCAGTTGCTCCTCTGCAAGGGTAATAGTGAACTTGCCTTTCTCTATCTGCTCTATCGTGTACTGGAGCTCGTAGGCAATCTTTTGAGCAGATGC is a window of Thermovibrio ammonificans HB-1 DNA encoding:
- a CDS encoding DUF6978 family protein → MLSNEEAYNLIKEEKLFLNPPIIDLTHTKYNFEMKSITQKNFKFFVDIEVKAEVIKIELSVGRYKTWKTSHNHRSKSVGNIGLLRVDFGGKHKNPSRANEHVPSWIARFAGKYFERYEPHVHIYVETYSMQRLKWAVPLEVFDFDGKAFSVKAINSIDDLERVTREFEAIINARNRIRFMKSLFWYG
- a CDS encoding DUF1828 domain-containing protein, whose protein sequence is MVENVRNLIKSYYEWLTKKVDVIDLEGSDWILVGTPFENFLGDLIDLYIRIEGNEIIISDRGETLSNLEFAGVEISRSKKRKEIFESILLSHGVMSDGESIFVRATERDFVKRKHQLIQAILQINDMFFLSREHITSIFKEDVRKFLEEDLKIPVAQDIILRGKSGLEFNVDFFITTREAEKMIKASNSVNKSIVATFLFAWEDVKEIRAKKKPLEAIMIINDTNRDVSEDYLNALKQKGANYILWSKRYEEVKKLIA
- a CDS encoding phage tail protein — translated: MKLLDRVISPNEKGKTLADVLREHGLRPESQNIQIWIDGKLSKVPPDKLKVRPGWKIEIVPLPTGGGGGVLGAIGAIAVGVLTGGLAAAAIGSITLGAFTLSASTVFSLGFMVGAGIFSYLTAPKPKVPSFGDIGDMFGSSPTYSWNGVQTAMTQGVPVPVVYGRHAVGGVRLQYRLFGTDCVTGKVEDGELKIGRTENNGTPVGRFAQWLWDFVLLSEGEIEELEELWLNDVFYKSIEGKYFHCVYTKGKSSPEPITLFSGNLAQTPSGKNWWWGEIGYGYFQAPTYITVPINKTVSSDEKFVYITKLPSKMIEKISINLHFPNGLFKITDSGGLTLEECKLKFTLYKGYEKLGESPEIPIYGGVKEPFIYVYDIYINKGFQKENQAPYPFGYNFYDPQDNLTLEEIPYTLIIEKVSADNPTIKDSNTLSIQCITEELGKGAGVSPPSDSGLSDITENPFKVSYSGSSILVYSIAASSVISGNLPNIRAVMKGKKVKLYNFETGQWEIAWSDNPAWIIRDILTNPRYGLGDFITDENIDDESFIAFAQFCQEQGYRCNLVLDGFQRGWDLINNLLAKFRAFILRNGSKYKVKFLKDEPPVQMFTMGNIVQGSLKVHFISLSDRYNTIEARFLDETDGYKMKTILVSTGDKYERKKTIDFFGITDKFLLNWMQKVKRSIEFDVYLDALAIEPGDIFLFSHDVPKWLTSGRIVRQEGNILILDRTVAPESNYIKVRTKDDQILTFEIENVEETKIYLKTSTPELENCPYICGKISETPKLYRCTEITRTAENIRHIVAVEHIPELFD
- a CDS encoding C40 family peptidase, yielding MMKVNEFILKALRVPYKRWGSSWNGVDCYGLVRLFYREVRGIELPDIRTYRWWESWKKVKEPQTGDVLFINLEEAHIALYVGNSRILHALEKYGVRLDRYNKNWQKLTKSVWRLKDETP
- a CDS encoding DUF2163 domain-containing protein, encoding MRSLSPAAILEKNKLYGNPFILCVNLKLPDGHTVHICQYDKPITIAGITYEPFPIHIGELKENNKGELTELPIQISNVAQELIPYIEDYEGLVGQEVELLWVFLSGSSYEVAISDTFQITSCSYDEKTISFNLGHYNLLDVLIPQRKVIEQCQWEFKSPECGYTGTDATCGKTFWDCIQKGNERRFGGFPTIQTNRVYL